The region CTGCGTTCGGGGCAGCGTGATGACGCTGGTTGAATTACGCTGTCAATCACGCCGTCGGCCACGCGCGGTTTGAGGACGCTCTCGTCCGTGTCAGATGAGCTGTACATGTAAGACAGGCCCGACTCTTCCCCGCAttttactttttgtttttttttgcggaACTTATTTATAGAATAGGGTATTGATTCTTCCGTGTTTCCTTCACCAAAAGGTCCCGTGTTTTGCACTCGTTCTTCATCTTTCCCTGATTGCGCCATACGTAATGCTCGTGGTCAGGCCCATATTTGTGCTTTGTATTCCCCTTTAAATGCTTCCTCATTTTACttgttttactactactactacaggcttctcccgttagggggcgccacagcggatcatctgcttccatctcttccttcctctgtcacaccagccacctgcacgtcctcatacacctttgtcccctctactccttgcatcctcaccatcccactgtcctccctctcattcacgcataatattccgtcttgctcctactgactttcattcttcttctctccagtgcatacctccacctctccaggctgtcctccacctgcaccatactttcgctacagatcacaatgtcatctgcaaacatcatagtccacggacactctggcctgatctcatccgtccacctgtccatcaccattgcaaacaagaaagggctcagagccgatactTGATGTAagcccacctccaacttgaacccatctgtcattcctactgcacacctcaccactgtcacacctccctcatacatatcctgcaccactcctacatacttctctgccacgccCGACTTGATTTTACTTGTTTTACTGTGATACGGTTTTAATGCACACCAGTTATTCACATTCTAATTTTCCATTGTCAGGCACACTGTAACCACAGTTTAGGAAGTTTCTGTATACGTTGTTCAGCTACTCAAAATGCAGTGGTAAAACAAATTCAAGGAGAATGATGAGTTAAAATAAGCAGCCATAATCACTTTTTAAACTTTAGCCACAGGCCAACATATTCTCAACCAGGGAAGATTTTCTTACACCAAAACTATTTGAGAGAGTACATCTTTAATTTGGATCAAATTAAAAATATTGATAACAGATTTCTTTATACGCACTTGCAGTCCTCGATTAGGATATATCACATTGCGGCATCAACCCAAGGGGGATTTAAAGGGGGGATGGCAGATTTACATAAGGTCGGCATCCTATGAATAGATGGATGCGGGCAGATGCAGTATGAATGATGTCATCCATCCCCTGGTTGAAGAATATGACTATAAATATGTCACACATATACAAGGTTGTCAATTTGTTTAACAGGGGGTGATGGCATCCCCTTGCATCCTCCTCAAATCGACCCGTTAAAAAGCCTGTTTACTATCCTCCACGTGTGTTTCCATTTCCGTGGCCCCTGCAGCCCGTTTATTTTCTCCGTTGTAGAATAAGCATAATGTAACTAGTTTATGTAACTGCTAATTTCCATTCCAAATTCTGCACCATCTGATGGTTGCAAGAGGAAAGTGGTGGCTCAACAAAACCCTTCCAACAGTGGAGTAATGGTGCAGTAGCAATGCAGCAAGCACGTGGTAAACTGTGGAACATCTGCTCATTTCTCCCCCATCCAGATACCGGAGCATCGATGGGACTTTTGAGGCCTGTGTGTGAGGGTACGGCTTCGGGTGTTTGAGGTTAGTCTGAAACCGACCGCGCGAGTGACCTCCGTGCTTGCGTCTTCCTTTTCACGAATGTGGGTTTTGCATTATGATGAGGAAGCTGCCTGACATCACAAATCAAGGCGGTAAATGAGCATACCGCTCTTCGGTCTCTGGTCATGTGaagggaagggaaaaaaagaaaaagggaagaaaaacaaggaaaaaagACAAGCGAAAGTGACACAGTTCATAAATAGTTTATTTTGGACATAAGACATGAATTAGCATAGGACATTCTGCACTTAACCGTGTAAACAATAATGAATTAATGGCATAAAATACACGTCTTATCGTGCCATAAACTCATCTTTGTAGAAAACTGGACAGGAAATGATGTTAAAAGTAGAACGCACACTTAAATATAAGCAAATGAACAACTGAGTCAGGCTTTCCTATCTATAATTGTGGGGGGGGTGTAAAGGGGGGAGAGAGCAGGTTATTGGCTGGGTAGTAGGTAGTGCTTAGGTAGTGCTGGAGAAGAGGCAGTCTGTCTATTAGATTTTGCCCCTGTTGCTCCAGAGACTGACGGATGAGAAGCCCACAAAGAGCCATGAGGGCAGGGGGGTCACCTggtagaaagagacagagagagatatttTATCAGCACTTCAGATTCCGTAGCTCCTCCATCACCGCTTTATGCTTCAACAAATGTGCATCTTGGTCATACTGCATGTAGCCTGGCACTTAACGTGAGGCACCGTTGAGGTAACGCAGTTGTATGGTGGACCCTCCCCTTACACTGCTCACAGCCAGGAACAGCTCCACCCCCCCGGGGGGAGATCCCTGAAAGCTACGCCGAGGAAGCAGCCACTGACAATGTATCCCAGAGTTCCTGCGTCAGCATCCAGCACCACCAACACAGTTTCAGGGACAGGGAAGAAGTGGCCCTGGCGTCTCTAGGCCCCTCTCTCCGGGGTATTTCCCCAGAATCAGACCCCCATGCCAAAGCTGATTGGTGCTGAGCTCCCATCCCCAAGACTGGGCATCTGTGCCTGATAGCATGCTGTAACCTGAGGCTTGCAGCAGGCAGTTTTCAGTGGTAATGGCAATCACAGCATGACTTCCTCTGTGGGCCGGATCCCACCGCATCTCCCACAGGTGTAGCCCACGCTTAACGCCCATCTCAGCCCTCACCCCATCGCTGCTCTGTTCAACGGGTTCGCGAGTCACTTCCTGTTTTGTGGCCAAAGGCAGGAAGTGAGTTGAGCAGTGTGAGGCGCTCCAGTGCGATCGTCTGTTATCTGGAACAACTGGAGAGGAGTTCAGCATGACGGCCAGGCGAGAGGAGGTCGGAACAGCTGCCGTGAGGAAGGCTGATGAAGAGGGGGGCTTTTTGTCTGCTGTCGTGCCACACAGCCAAACAGATAACGTGAGTCCCATTGGTACAAACAAGAGGAACAGGTCTCACACTCACAACCAAGCACGATTTCACAGCAAGGTCCCACAGGGGTCACCACCTTTGGCTGCACCACTGACTGTGCCTTTCAGCTCATCAAATCAGACCTGTTGGGAATACAGACAAAGTTCTTGTTCACATTGAAGAAAAATTATGCAAATGagaccccccctcaaaaaaaaaaaaacaaaacaaaaattcatCCTCAAACCGAATGTACAGTCGTTTGCCTTGTAATCTAGGCGTCACGGTTGAAACTCTTCTGTTAATATGTGCGAATCTGAATCAAATGTAaacttgttggttttttttttttttgtactaaaTATAGCTCGGTAGTGAAAATCCCCTCTGAGATGTGCTCAGCGGCCCTATCGTGACCCAGAGTGACACCTGGAAAAATcacattttatcaaaaacaagCCGGCCAAATTCTCTGCCAAGCGTAGCAGCCCTAAAAGCTGTCACAACAACTTGACAGATAAGTGATTTGTGGTGAGAGGGTTGTCCCTTTAAAGAAACCTCTGCCTGCTGTCTAACGTTATATTACATATATACATGATCTATATGTTGACTGTGCTGCAGTTACTATATGtttcttagtcaggagcagcctagtgttctggctggaaccagcccagGTGCAACATGGCCGTAGACTGTGTGTCATTTATATTTCTtgccattgaataggccagattgactttttatagctgttgtcatagtttaggtcagattgttatttattgatgtattgtctcagagagtaagggaaaaatcccacacaattaaaattatgcataattatgcataattatgcaaaatatggatttttctaaaaatggctaaaaaccacttttctcggcatttcagatgattctgagcatctttgatttttttcacctacgtaaaaaaaatttctgggacttagaaatgttttggcattatatgcaaaatatatgcgtttttgcaaaaatgcacttatgatcctcgttttttttggaggtggtaggtattgttccagagaggactagaaaaatagcagaacattaaaataattatgcataattatgcaaaacgtgcattttctaaaaaaggctaaaaaccccttttctcggcatttcagatgattctgagcatttggggggagggagttggaggggggggtgtttaggggcaggggggaggcggttagctggcaggatgaagaggaggagggagatttagacgggcggataaccaaaccgctacattgtagcggggttcttctagcatATCTATATAATTACATTTTGTACCActcggggagttgcacttaatttcgctGTACAGACGTACAACGGCAGGTAAAGGCATTAATTGATTAACTGATATAAATAAACCCACGCCTCGTGTACAGGGCATGACGTAAGAGGGTGCGGTAGTCTGTCAGCACCCATCTCTCTGAAATAGACGGATGAGTTTTAAAGAAGAGCTCACCAAGTTGTTTTCCGTCCCCTGCTTGAATAACTGGACACAGGAAGTGGACTTTTGACGAATCTGTtacgtctgcacacatcgacagtgctgcgttTGATtcggtgctgttctattgtgctgggaacgattggtgatgcctgcgggctctgggtcgtttgatcgggtctgcctgtgatgctgtgcgtagcggttgtgtcgagcgacagcgctgtgtcctgacgtgatttctaaatacaatagaatCCCCAAATAATCGTCATTTATAAAGGCCGCGCGTCAGGCGCAGCGCGCGCCGCGACGCCTCCGGGCCGCCCGGTGACACGGCGACAGCGTCCGCCTCGGGAACGCCGCAGTCCACCACGGCGGCGCGGCTCCGTGATCGTCTGGTGACGGTCTTGTAACTTGACGGCCCtacgggaaaaaaaaaaggggggggggcggactaCATTTTGGCTCAACGTGGCCCGGAGCTGGCCAACGGACCCTACGTAGCCGTTAcccgcgcgcggggggggggaggggggaggaacgcGCCAGGCAGGCGGCACGCGTCTGCCCCCCTCAAAGCCGTTTCCTGGGTTTCACCGCGTCCTGTAGTGAACGTACACGTAGACGGCGAAACAGACGAAGAGGATCAAACTCGGGCTCCTGAccgagaggaaaagaaaaagaaaataaaaccagaagCGGCTCATTTCTACGCGAGGCGCATGCGCACAAGAGGGTGCGAGGGAGGCGAGGACGCGCCTCGGTTTGGCCCAAACGCGGCGTGTGACGTCATACCGTCAAACCTGACGTCTCATACACGTGAGAGACGACCGGTGACGTCGGGTTTTGTTGAAATATTGGACTTTTTACTCCTCAGAATAATGCGTTTCCTTTTCGCTAATCTAACAAGCCGCGCACAAATGACGTAGAAAAATGATCAGTTGTACATGTTTTTACAACTCTCAGTAGCACAGTACATACAAGACAGACGGGATTCCTCTGTTCAGATAAATGACCTCATTCTTCGGCTTGAAGAAAAAGTTGACAGATATAGTGGCACAAGAGTaagaaccagtggcggctggtgctaaaaaaaaattggggggggggcgcgcaatttaccttggctcagcacacctgacagctgctttaatgtccacacagtcacagttattaagaaggacaatgtagcctatagattttatcagggttcgtagatggtggatgattgacagtcgagatgaggcaTCGTGGtgcgtgtgaacatgattgacagccacgagaattgtccagtcacattagatcaaaaacattaaaacaataccaattcgctgccaataaaagctgGCGTGTCTGGGGgcacacagaacagcgccccctggaaaatctgaagaaaccaatcagacagcagcctcaggtcacctgctcaccaaaagtttgagggcttacggggcatccggaaagtattaacaccccttcactttccccacattttgttatgttacagccttattccaaaatggattaaattccattttttttctcgtcaatctacacacaataccccataatgacaaagtgaaaaagtttttgtagaaatgtttacaaatttattaaaaataaaaaactgaaatattgcatgtacataagtattcataccctttgctatgacactcaaaattgagctcaggttcatcctgtttccactgatcatccttgagatgtttctacatcttgattggagtccacctgtagtaaattcaatagattggacatgatttggaaaggcacgcacctgtctatataaggtcccactgttgatgacagtgcatgtcagagcagaaaccaagccatgaagtcaaaggaattgtctgtggatctccgagacaggattgtatcgaggcacagatctggggaagggcacaaaaaaatgtctacagctttgaaggtcctgaagagcacattggtctccatcattcgtaaatggaagaagtttggatccaccaggactcttcctagagctggctgcccagccaaactgagcaatcgggggagaagggccttggtcagggaggtgaccaaggacccgatggtcactctgacagagctccagcgttcctctgtggagatgagagaaccttccagaaggacaaccatctctgcagcactccaccaatcaggcctttatggtacagtggccagatggaagcctctgctcagtaaaaggcacatgacagcccgcttggagtttgccagaaagcacctaaaggactctcagaccatgagaaacaagattctctggtctgatgaaaccaagattgaactctttggcctgaatgccaaacgtcacgtctggaggaaaccaggcacctctcctcaccttgctaataccatccctacagttaagcatggtggtggcagcatcatgctgtggggatgttcttcagtggcaggaactgggagactagtcaggattgagggaaagctgaatggagcaaagtacagagagatccttgatgaaaaccttctccagagcgctcaggacctcagactggggcgaaggtttacctttcaacacgacaacgtccctaagcacacagccaagacaacgaaggaatggcttcgggacaagtctgtgaatgtccttgagtggcccagccagagcccagacttgaaccccattgaacatctctagaaagacctgaaaatagctgtgcagcgatgctccccatctaaccttaaagagctcgagaggatctgcagagaagaatgggagaaataccccaaatataggtgtgccaagcttgtagcttcatacccaagaagacttgaggctgtaatcgctgccaagggtgcctcaaccaagtactgagtaaagggtgtgaatacttatgtacatgcaatatttcagttttttatttttaatacatttgcaaaaatttctaaaaaacctttttcgctttgtcgttatggggtattgtgtgtagattgatgagaaaaaaaggaatttaatccattttggaataaggctgtaacataacaaaatgcggggaaagtgaaggggtgtgaatactttccggatgcactgtacataaggtatggtttagccggcgcccctcacccaggaagtatatgtattcagacagaaatcaatcaaataccatttgaacccatatttaatgctgctgacaggcgctcacagactgaaaacactattATTTCAtcgttatttgcattatacaactgaattatatttaacatgtttaagtagattttcatctcttgacggttgaagggggcggcgcccccagcgccctctactggccagccaccactggaaGGACCTTAACTTCTTGGTACTGGCTCCCGTCCAGCTGTAAACACAGAACAGACATGTTTCAGAGATAAGCCTTGGAATAGAGGTATCGTAATGGTGTGGCTCCACAAATAGACCCCTCTTCTACCTATTTTATGTGTGGTTACATGACCTATGCCTCAGCTGTCATTGATGGTGTTGGGAGAAATGTTATTTCATTGGTCTATTTTTTAAATTTCTGTTATAAGTTGATTAACATTTATAAGGGCGTTTCCACACAGCCCGTTTGCTTTGGCCCGAATCAGCGTTGTATTTTCCCTTTGGCTCGGTTTGGTTGCACAGGGCAACATTTCAAGCGAACCGACATGTACCAACAAGAGCCACGTGGGAGCTGTCATTCCGTTCATTGGTCAGAAATCTTGTTGGGTTGGCGGGCGGAAAAGGggagagtttgtttttctttcggGATAGCTATAAAAAATGGACCATCGGCGGAACTGGCATTTCTTCATAATTGACtgcataactgcagtccactgacttccggtttctactggagcggtcataccagtttcctgtgacgtaacttgatgtgtacaacttgaaaaatttcacccgtttgctggtaggtgcaggtgaaagtttatcGACAGTTACgtgcacgtcgttgacatttatccatggtaaatcttgcaggcatcgcgaaaagtatgccactgtcaacagcacacttcaacaaacaggaaactggtatgaccactgcagtagaaaccggaagtcagtggactacagttgtgcacagagccgattgcggTCATCGTTTGGGTCATATACCAAGCCAAAATACGCGACCAGAATGGCACATTTAAAGGCAATGTCTATCGAGCAATGTGCTGCATAATGCACTGCGCAGCTGGCGACAGGAGCTGGTTTaatcaagaagaagaaggaaaagcaCAATTGCTTCCTGTAGTTCGGATCACGTTCATACCACAGTCACCGGACCGACACCGACTCTTCAACAAGGGCTCGGTCAGCTTGTTTTGGTTCGCACCCGAGTGCGACTGCTGTGTTCACACCTGCCCAAACGAACCGCACCGATGGGGTGAATGCTCCAGGGTTCGATTAAAACGAACCAAACATCTCCGGTGTGCTCGTTTCTCACCTCTCGACCTTCTGATGTAGCAAATCAGCCCAACAGTTACAGAGATCAGCCCGGGTACCAGTGCTGCTGTCCCAATCGCTATCTTGTTCCTCTCCGACTCAGGCATAGGATCTGAGAGCAAATAACCAAAGACATTACATAATACCAAAAGTCATCAAAATTGAAGAAAACTGATCAGCTGTTGAACCATCCCAAGGGCAGGCATGAGTCCTGTCTTTCAAAGACTTTCACCCCCGATATTCATGTGGATAACTGAAGAGTtacaaaagccactttattttgtcattgtagattacagtgaaatttgttctctgcatgtaacccatcctattgtataggcacagtgggccgctgcagcgcccggggaccaactccagttcttctttccattgccttgctcaggggcacagacaggagtattaaccctaacatgcatgtctttttgatggtgggaggaaaccggagcacccagaggaaacccacgcggacacggggagaacatgcaaactccacacagaaaggacctgggacggcctggggatcgaacccaggaccttcttgctgtgaggcaacagcgctaaccactgggccaccgtgccgcctaatttACATTGATTTACACTGACACACATCAGTAAAACAGGTATAAAATGTCAAGTGCAAGAAGTAGAAGAGGGCACGCTAGTAGACACCAGTAATAATGATGCTATTATGACACCAGCAACAACACCCTTTAAGTAAGGAAGGGCGCATTAGTAACAGATGGCACCAATTCATGTTAACTGCAaaataccaccagagaccatttaAGGGTTGAATTAGGCCTTGAAAAGAAAAGTTTTTAGACCTTTCTTGACAGATTAACAACTAATAACCGTTGCATGGAGTCTGAGGGGGAACCTTAACACATGCACATGCTCTTACCCCAATCGTAAAGCTTGGGTCTGCTGAGGCTGGCATGCTCCACCATGCAGGTGATTTTCTCTCCATGTGAGGGCGTATACTCCAGATGAGAGTGAATCTGGTAAAACCAGTTTCCATTGGGCAGTTCCTGGGGAGTGGTCACACCGGATGTCACCTCCTTTCCATTCTTCAGCCATGTCACAATGATTTGTTTGGGATAGAAATTGTATGCACTGCAGACCAACATAGCAGGATATTGGCGCCTGAATGGCTCGGCTGACCTCAGCTTGACGTCGGGCTCAGCTGGGGGGAAAAGACCCAAAATCACAAACCTTCTCCGTATGTCATAAAAGCTCTAATTTGACAGAAAAAAATGCTGATTAACATCATGCGTTTGAATTAAGATGCCAATACAGCGTTTCGTGTCCTTGTAACGCAAAACCAGTGAtggaatgtaactaagtacatttactctCAAGTACTGTACTGAAGTACAAATTTGAGGtacttgtactttacttgagtgtTTCCATTTTTTTGCAACTTTATGCTTCTACTCCACTATATTTTTCTGACAGTTTTAGTTACCAGTTGCTTTTCATATTACAATTTTTCATACTCTTCCTGTCTAGTGAAAACCGTGTATCTCCAAATTTGGTGATTCTGAATTTGATTTATTCTGACGCACTGAAGGATTAAGTGGGGGGGTTTTATGGGTTGAAAACATTCTTCTACTTTTCAAGCTAAATAAACTATTTAAAAACCCTCTTGGATTAGCTGAAAAATGCATAGTCACAAAGCTCACTGCCTCATCGTCGCATTCCTCACCAAAATGATTTAGCCACTGGTAAATTATTATTACAACTGCTGTTGTGAAAATATCATCCATACTACTGATGTGATGTTCGCGAACGATCCGGTTCTTTTGAACGGCTCTTTGGTACCTATTTCCCTGTCTGCCCCTAAATCCATCCCCCTTTACGTGAACACATGTGGACACAAAATTCATTatacttgtttgttttttctgacGTTAGATAAGTTAACggctcaaacagacaaacaacgcAAACACACATCATTTTATTGGTTTGCTATGTAGGCTACAATGCATTTGATTTGTGTTGCAATGTAccctttgattggattaaaatATGAATCTTCTTCCTGGTTTATGTGCCTGCTTTATtttagaggtagaggtagagagagagagagagagagagagagagagagagagagagagagagagagagagagagagagagagagagagagagagagttgcgtcaatgaggggtcggaacgcgagagggtcacgtggttcatgtagccgccgaatagttccaaacgaagcttggcgggtcatttaaatgaactgcttagccgcgatttctggtaactactaaccaatattttcagatttttacatttatatatagatatactagatatagatatatttcaACGtggcacatattctatgcgcactgtttggaactatccggggctcccatgatccgccattgctgttaaacaattggcccattgacgtctacggagttgacgtaacccTTTCTTTCTAGGGCTTTGATTTTACCCAATTTCTTAGAGTGGACGGGAATGATTGAAACGTCTTTTTACCGTAAGTATTGCAACATAGGGGCATTAGCGGGGATACAGGGATGCCTGACTTTAAAAGatgtggaaaccccccccccccattccggcACCCCTGATTACGTGTATAAAAAGCTACtttaaacaatttttttttaaaggttgtTTCGATATTTGGTATAATCACCGAAAAAAATCACCTGTCTTGTCCAGTATGTTATGGTAGAGGGCTGGGATGTAGTCAATGCAAAACATGTGGATGCTCCGCTTCTTTTCTGCTATCAGCGCTGGATTTATGTTGAAGGTCTTTGCCAGTTGTTTCCCTTTCTCCGTGTTGCCAGTGAAATTCCCCAGCGTGCTGTTGTATTGTAGTTGAAAAATCCCGTTGAAGTAGAGCTGCTCGAGGTACACGACGTCACGGGCATCTCTGGCATTAAACTGACAGCGCATAACACCGCAGGCAAAGAGACCATCTGTAAGAAAGTGAATAAGTAGAACAGgtggttggttgtggtgtgttgcgcAACAGAGAAACGTGCCACCCGAAGTCTAAGCACCTTGTAGCAAGTGCATATTTGTGTTGTTAGTCAGTTCATTGGAATAGacaacaacagccactcaaatgtACTCTTTGATGTCTTGATGTctggtcaataatccaggtgagaaaatctaagaaggttgaatcagttcatctttctACTTTCTACTCACCCTCTCCAGATAGTGACGGCAACAGCAACAGCAAGACGGACGAGAGCCTCAGAGCCGACATACCAACAGCAGCACAATCAGTGAACCACTGCGGTCAAGCTACGCTACCCGCCGTTCCAGTCAAATCAGCCGTCACGCATATTTCAGTGCGCACATATTCTCTTTATTACGGCACAGAAACTCTTTTCAAGCTACGCTACCCGCCGTTCCAGTCAAATCAGCCGTCACGCATATTTCAGTGCGCACATATTCTCTTTATTACGGCACAGAAACTATTTCCCAACCTTGCGGCTTTTTTCTTCGCACTTATATTCATAAAAACACTTTGGCCAAGATTAAGGACATTTGGCTACAAAATAGTAGAATCTATGGTCTCTATTAAAGTAGCTGATTTTGGAAAGTATAGACGCAGCGTTACCATGCACGTAAGCTGTAAAGCTCTTAGTAAAACTCACCAAACTCCTGGTAGTATGTCAGCAAATTATTATTTCTTCAGTGATATTATAATGGTATTATATATTCATAAATATTAAAAGATGCATGAAATATTTGGATTCAGGCCCACTCGAAATACAACCAAAAGTAGTTGGAAGTCTGTTTTACTGGCATTTTGAAGTAATCAGCTGATTAGTGAATGAATCTACACCACATGTTAGACTTTCTTCTGAAGCCCTCTGAGGAAGTCAGATAGGCACATTGCAAAGTTGGCATGCAACAGCGTTTGCCTCTCTGCCATGTTTCCGATGTGTCATTTTAGACAACTTCCGTATTCAGTTTGGTCTCTTTCAGTGCTGCCAGTGGCGGCATTTTTTCACATCTTATTTCGTTTGTACCACCTTTTTCAGTGGTACGCTTTTTAAAAACTCTCTGCTGGAGTCTACGGCCACGTTTAATTTCCTCTCAGCTTAACCACATCAAATTGCTTTTACCCCACAATGTAtggtattgtggtggacacgtattggggacagaattcaacccaggaactaagggttaagtcatggttgccctggcaggttaacgcagggttaagttatggttgtccagccagttttctgattattcttgccacctccgctcagtcgagctgtggtttggttgctctctgatttaccgtggattaaagaaagttgcctacacggctaaagtgtgaacctacggtcttctccgttccttcggctctacactggtgaccccgacgtcggttttcggataagttttctgaaaccacacacattatggctacgaacgccgttgcaattaaactgccggagttttgggagtcttccgcggctacatggttcgcgcaggctgaggcacagttcgcgctcagagacataacagcagacgaga is a window of Lampris incognitus isolate fLamInc1 chromosome 9, fLamInc1.hap2, whole genome shotgun sequence DNA encoding:
- the si:ch1073-228j22.2 gene encoding LOW QUALITY PROTEIN: SPRY domain-containing SOCS box protein 2 (The sequence of the model RefSeq protein was modified relative to this genomic sequence to represent the inferred CDS: deleted 3 bases in 2 codons) — protein: MGLTLSVWLCGTTADKKPPSSSAFLTAAVPTSSRLAVMLNSSPVVPDNRRSHWSASHCSTHFLPLATKQEVTREPVEQSSDGVRAEMGVKRGLHLWEMRWDPAHRGSHAVIAITTENCLLQASGYSMLSGTDAQSWGWELSTNQLWHGGLILGKYPGERGLRRQGHFFPVPETVLVVLDADAGTLGYIVSGCFLGVAFRDLPGGVELFLAVSSVRGGSTIQLRYLNGASR
- the LOC130118144 gene encoding rano class II histocompatibility antigen, A beta chain-like, whose product is MSALRLSSVLLLLLPSLSGEDGLFACGVMRCQFNARDARDVVYLEQLYFNGIFQLQYNSTLGNFTGNTEKGKQLAKTFNINPALIAEKKRSIHMFCIDYIPALYHNILDKTAEPDVKLRSAEPFRRQYPAMLVCSAYNFYPKQIIVTWLKNGKEVTSGVTTPQELPNGNWFYQIHSHLEYTPSHGEKITCMVEHASLSRPKLYDWDPMPESERNKIAIGTAALVPGLISVTVGLICYIRRSRAGREPVPRS